A segment of the Brevundimonas sp. M20 genome:
GGCGGGATAGATATCGACCCGGCGTCCGCCCTCAAGGATGCGCACGGCGTCGGCCTCGACGACCTCGCCCGGCGCGCCGGTCATGAGGCCGACCTCGGCGGGTGTACGTCGCAATAAGTCGGCTACCGGAACGCGCACCGGCGGCAGGGCCGTGGCCTGCATCGCGCCGATCAGGGCCAGGGCAGCGACACTCATCGCTTGTTCAGCGCCACCAGAAACACCTCGGCGCTATCCTTGCGGCTCGATTCCGGCTTCACGTATTTCACCGTCTCGAACTCCTCGCGCAGGCGCGCCAGAACGCCCCCGGCGTCGCCGCCCTGGAAATTCTTTGACACGAAGGCCCCGCCCGGCCGCAGGGTGCGGATGGCGAAGTCGGCGGCGATCTCGATCAGGGCGATGATCTTCAGGTGATCCGTCTTGCGATGGCCGACCGTGTTGTGGGCCATGTCCGACAGCACCAGATCCGGCGGCCCGCCCAGCAGGTCCATCATCTGTTGATCCACGCCCGGATGGGTGAAGTCGGCCTGGATCAGCTCTGCACCCGGAACAGGCTCGATCGGCAGCAGGTCCACGCCCACCACCGCCCTGGCGCCGCGCTTCAGCGCCACCTGCACCCAGCCGCCCGGCGCCGCGCCCAGATCGATCACCCGGCTGCCCGGCCTGATCAGGCGGAAACGGTCGTCGATCTCGATCAGCTTGAACGCCGCGCGCGAGCGCCAGCCCTCGGCCCGCGCCTTCTCGGACCACTTGTCCGACAGCTGGCGCTTGATCCACTGCTGGCTGGACATCGACTTGGTGTCCGCCGTTTTCATCTTGGCGCCCATGCCGCGCCCGGCAGCGGTTCCGCCGGTGGGCGGTTTCACCATTCTGCGGCGTTCGGCGGGCTTTTCGTCTTCACTCATGACACCCACATAGCCGCGACAGCGTTTGCGGGCTATGACCCCGCGACATTTCAAAGGAGCGCGCCCATGGCCGAAACCCTCACCCTCACCCTCGACAACGGCGACGCCCCGGGCGGCGACGTGGTCATCAAGCTGCGCCCGGACCTGGCGCCGAACCACGTCAAGCAGATCACCGAACTGGCGTCGGAAGGCTTCTATGACGGCGTCGTCTTCCACCGCGTGATCCCGGGCTTCATGGCCCAGGGCGGCGATCCGACCGGCACCGGCACCTCGGGCTCCAAGAAGCCGAACCTGAAGCAGGAATTCTCGGCCGAGCCGCACGTCCGCGGCGCCGTGTCGATGGCTCGCACCTCGGACCCGAACTCGGCCAACAGCCAGTTCTTCATCGTCTTCGATGACGCCACCTTCCTGGACCGCCAGTACACCGTCTGGGGCAATGTCATCGAAGGCATGGAGCACGTCGACAACCTGCCCAAGGGCGAGCCGCCGCGCGCTCCGGGCAAGATCGTCAAGGCCACGGTGGCCTGATCATGATCTCCGGTGCGGTTCGCGACGAGCTGATCGCGCGCTACGGCGAACCGCACCGGCGCTATCATGCGATGGCGCATATCGAGGACTGTCTGACCCAGATCAGGGCCTCAACCGACCTCACCGCCGACCAGCGCGACCTGCTGGAGACCGCGATCTGGTTCCACGACGCGATCTACGACCCCACCCGAAATGACAACGAGGCCGCCAGCGCCGATCTGGCGCGCGAACGCCTGTCCGCCGACGGCGCCGATCCGGCCTTCGTCGCCGAGGTCGAACGGCTGATCCTGCTCACCGCCGGCCATTCGGTCAGCGACGGCGACGCGCTGGGCGCCCGTCTCGTCTCCATCGACCTGTCGATCCTCGGCGCCGAGCCCGCCTGCTATGACGCCTACGCCCGCGCCATCCGCGAGGAATACGCCCACGTGCCCGAGCCCTTCTACCGGGCAGGCCGCGCGGCCATCATGACCCGCTTCCTCGACAGCCCCGCGCTGTTCGCCGATCCGGTCTGGGCGGACCGCTACGAGGCGCAGGCGCGTGAGAACATCGCGCGCGAGATCGCTGAACTGATGGGCTGACGCGTCAAAGAAAAAGGCCGCCCCTTCGGACGGCCCCTTCCCTACTCGATCTCCACGACCTCGACCCGCGGTCCGTTCAGGACCAGGGCGATCTCGCCGCGCTTCAGCTTCAGTGCGTCCTCGCCGAACAGCTGACGGCGCCAGCCCTTCAGGGCCTCGACGTTGGCGTTGTCGTCCAGCGCGATCTTCTCCAGATCGGCGACGTTGGCGATCAGCTTGGTGGCCACGCCCGCGTTGTCGCTCTTGGCCTTCAGCAGCACCTTCAGCAGTTCCACCACCGAGGGCGGGGCCGGCTGGTTGTGCGCCGGGCGCTCCAGCTTGGGCGCATGGGCTTCCGGATCGGCCATCACGCGTTTCAGCTCGGCGATCAGCTCCAGACCCAGCCGCGACGCGCCGAAGCCCTTGGGGACCGAACGCAGGCGGTTGAAGGCGTCGGGGTCGGTCGGCGCCTGCGCCGCGATCTCATCGATGGCCTCGTCCTTCAGGATGCGACCGCGCGGCTGGTCCCGCTCCTGCGCCGCCCGCTCACGCCAGACGGCGGTGGCGACGAAGGGCGCCAGATATTTGGCCGAGAACTTCTTCGGCTTCAGGCGCTTCCACGCCTTCTCCGGGTCGGTGTCGTACAGGGCCGGGTCGGTCAGGTCGCCCATCTCGGCCATCACCCAATCCAGACGGCCATCCTTCTGCAGTCGGTCGCGCAGCTTGGGATACAGGGCCGCCAGATGGGTCACATCGCCCAGCGCATAGACCAGTTGCGCCTCAGACAACGGACGGCGCGCCCAGTCCGTGAAGCGGCTGCCCTTGTCGACTTCCTGACGCAGCATCTGGCGAACCAGCGCCTCATAGCTGACCTGATCGCCGAAGCCGGCGGCCATGGCGGCCACCTGGGTGTCGAACATCGGCTTGGGCATGGCGCCCAGCTTGGCGAAAATCTCCACGTCCTGACGGGCGGCGTGGAAGACCTTCAGAATCGATTCGTCGCGCAGCAGCTCAAGGAAGGGCTCCAGATCCAGCCCCTCGGCCAGCGGATCAATGATCGCGGCGTCGGTCGGCGAGGCGGCCTGAATCAGGCACAGCTTGGGCCAGTACGTCGTCTCCCGCATGAATTCGGTGTCGACGGTGATGAAGGGCTCGGAGGCCAGACGCGCGCAGAACTCGCGCAGCGCCTCGGTGGTGGTGATCGGCGTCATTCGGATGCTATAGCCCCGCGCAATGCGGTTGTGGCAAGAGCCGCGACATATTTCCGCCCACTGATTCAGGCCCGTGACCGATGAGCGACACCCCCGAAAGCCTCAAGAACGGCCTGACCTATGCGGATGCGGGGGTCGACATCGACGCCGGGGAGATGCTGGTCGAGCACATCAAGCCGCTGGCGAAGTCCACGGCGCGCCCGGGTTCGGAGCCCTCGCTGGGCGGTTTCGGCGCCCTGTTCGACCTCAAGGCCGCCGGTTTTGAAGACCCGCTGATCGTCACCACCACGGACGGCGTGGGCACCAAGCTGAAGATCGCCATCGAAACCGGCCGCCACGACGGCGTCGGCGTCGATCTGGTCGCCATGTGCGTCAACGACCTGCTGGCCCAGGGCGCCGAGCCCCTGCTGTTCCTCGACTATTACGCCACCGGCAAGCTTGAAATCGACGCCGCCCGTCGCGTCGTCGCGGGCATCGCCGAAGGCTGCCGTCAGGCCGGAGCCGCCCTCGTCGGCGGCGAGACCGCCGAAATGCCCGGCATGTATCAGGGCGGCGACTATGACCTCGCGGGCTTCTCGCTCGGCGCCGTCGAGCGCGGTCAGGCCCTGCCTTGGCTGGACCGCCAGCAGGCGGGCGACCTGATCATCGGCATCGGCTCTTCAGGTCCGCACTCCAACGGCTATTCGCTGATCCGCAAGGTGGTCGAGAAGTCGGGCCTGTCGTGGGCCGACGACGCGCCCTTCGCCAAGGACCGCTCGCTGGCCCAGGCCCTGATGGAGCCGACCCGCATCTATGTGAAGTCCGTCCTGCCGATCATGAAGGCCGGTCTGGTCAAGGGCGCGGCCCACATCACCGGCGGCGGCCTGATCGAGAATCCGCCCCGCTGCATCGCCGAGGCCCTTCAGGCCCGCTTCGACTGGGACGCCTGGCCGATGCCGCACGTCTTCCAGTGGCTGGGTCAGGTCGGCGGAATTTCGGATCACGAACTGCGCCGCACCTTCAATTGCGGCGTCGGCTTCATCCTGATCGTATCGCCCGAAAACGCCGAGCCGGTGCTGGCCGCCCTGCTCAACGCGGGCGAGGTCGCCTTCGTCTGCGGCCAGCTGGAAGCGGCCTAAAGGCCGCTACTCCTCGGTGCTGGTGTAGGTCACGCGAACCACGGTCGCGCGGCCTTCCGCCTGACGCACCGACACGGTCACGGCGCCCTTGGTCCACAGCGCCCGGTTGGCGGACGTCGTCGGCTCGGCGACAAAGCCCGCCTGCTCCAGCGGACGGCGCACCGCGCCGCGCGCCGAAGCGAAGTCGATGGTGCGTCCCTGAAGCGTGCACGCCCGCAGGACTTCGCCATCGTCGTCGCCTTCGTCGTCGGCCAGTTGAAGCATGTATTTCGCGATCCGGTCGCCACCGCTCCGGGTCACCGCGTCGCCGGACTCCATCTCCACGACCGGCCCTTCCTCGCTCACCACGGTGAAGCCCAGGAACTCGGCCGGCGCCCTGTCCTTCTCGCCGCCGACGAACGGCAGGCAGACGTTGACCAGCACGTCCCGCGTCAGATCATCACCCTGCAACGGCGGGCTGAACAGGGCGGCGGCGAACAGGGCGGCAAGCATGTGGTGAACTCCCCTCGAAACAATCGGCGCCACTGTTTCCGAGCGAACGTCGCGACGCAAGCGCCTGATCGCGAACGCCCCGCCGTTGACCCGGCCGGGCCGGGGCGGCATTCCTCCCCTCCCTCCCCGAGGCTGGCCCGATGACCGAATCTCCGCCGCGCCGTACCCGCGTCGCCGTCCTGATTTCAGGCGCGGGCTCCAACATGGCCGCCCTGATAGAGGCGTCCCGCAAGCCCGGGGCGCCGTTCGAGATCGCCCTGGTCCTGTCCAACCGCCCCACCGCGGGCGGGCTCGCCATCGCTGAGGCGCAGGGCGTTCCCACCGTCGTCGTCAATCACCGTCTCCATGGTCAGGACCGCGAGGCGCATGAGCGCGCCATCGACGCCGTCCTGATGGAGCATGCGATCGATGTGGTTGCGCTGGCCGGCTACATGCGTCTGCTGACGCCCTTCCTCGTGCGTCTGTGGGCGGCGCGGATGATCAACATCCATCCCAGCCTGCTTCCCAAATACCCGGGGCTGGACACCCATGCCCGCGCCATTGAGGCCGGGGACGCCGAGGCCGGCTGCACCGTCCATCTGGTCACCGAGGGCGTCGACGAAGGTCCCATCCTGGATCAGGAGTTCGTGCCGATCCTGCCGATGGACACCCCCGAAAGCCTGGCCGCGCGGGTGCTGGCCGCCGAACACAAACTCTATCCTCGCGCCCTGACCGCCTTCTGCCGGGCGCTCTGCTAGGACCGCCCGTCCGCCCGGCGCGCCGCGCGTTCCGCCACGGCCGTCAGGACCGTCAGCAGCCCCGTCACGGCGGCCGCGCCCCACAG
Coding sequences within it:
- the purN gene encoding phosphoribosylglycinamide formyltransferase, coding for MTESPPRRTRVAVLISGAGSNMAALIEASRKPGAPFEIALVLSNRPTAGGLAIAEAQGVPTVVVNHRLHGQDREAHERAIDAVLMEHAIDVVALAGYMRLLTPFLVRLWAARMINIHPSLLPKYPGLDTHARAIEAGDAEAGCTVHLVTEGVDEGPILDQEFVPILPMDTPESLAARVLAAEHKLYPRALTAFCRALC
- a CDS encoding phosphohydrolase codes for the protein MISGAVRDELIARYGEPHRRYHAMAHIEDCLTQIRASTDLTADQRDLLETAIWFHDAIYDPTRNDNEAASADLARERLSADGADPAFVAEVERLILLTAGHSVSDGDALGARLVSIDLSILGAEPACYDAYARAIREEYAHVPEPFYRAGRAAIMTRFLDSPALFADPVWADRYEAQARENIAREIAELMG
- the rnd gene encoding ribonuclease D, translating into MTPITTTEALREFCARLASEPFITVDTEFMRETTYWPKLCLIQAASPTDAAIIDPLAEGLDLEPFLELLRDESILKVFHAARQDVEIFAKLGAMPKPMFDTQVAAMAAGFGDQVSYEALVRQMLRQEVDKGSRFTDWARRPLSEAQLVYALGDVTHLAALYPKLRDRLQKDGRLDWVMAEMGDLTDPALYDTDPEKAWKRLKPKKFSAKYLAPFVATAVWRERAAQERDQPRGRILKDEAIDEIAAQAPTDPDAFNRLRSVPKGFGASRLGLELIAELKRVMADPEAHAPKLERPAHNQPAPPSVVELLKVLLKAKSDNAGVATKLIANVADLEKIALDDNANVEALKGWRRQLFGEDALKLKRGEIALVLNGPRVEVVEIE
- the purM gene encoding phosphoribosylformylglycinamidine cyclo-ligase, yielding MSDTPESLKNGLTYADAGVDIDAGEMLVEHIKPLAKSTARPGSEPSLGGFGALFDLKAAGFEDPLIVTTTDGVGTKLKIAIETGRHDGVGVDLVAMCVNDLLAQGAEPLLFLDYYATGKLEIDAARRVVAGIAEGCRQAGAALVGGETAEMPGMYQGGDYDLAGFSLGAVERGQALPWLDRQQAGDLIIGIGSSGPHSNGYSLIRKVVEKSGLSWADDAPFAKDRSLAQALMEPTRIYVKSVLPIMKAGLVKGAAHITGGGLIENPPRCIAEALQARFDWDAWPMPHVFQWLGQVGGISDHELRRTFNCGVGFILIVSPENAEPVLAALLNAGEVAFVCGQLEAA
- a CDS encoding peptidylprolyl isomerase, which translates into the protein MAETLTLTLDNGDAPGGDVVIKLRPDLAPNHVKQITELASEGFYDGVVFHRVIPGFMAQGGDPTGTGTSGSKKPNLKQEFSAEPHVRGAVSMARTSDPNSANSQFFIVFDDATFLDRQYTVWGNVIEGMEHVDNLPKGEPPRAPGKIVKATVA
- a CDS encoding RlmE family RNA methyltransferase, coding for MSEDEKPAERRRMVKPPTGGTAAGRGMGAKMKTADTKSMSSQQWIKRQLSDKWSEKARAEGWRSRAAFKLIEIDDRFRLIRPGSRVIDLGAAPGGWVQVALKRGARAVVGVDLLPIEPVPGAELIQADFTHPGVDQQMMDLLGGPPDLVLSDMAHNTVGHRKTDHLKIIALIEIAADFAIRTLRPGGAFVSKNFQGGDAGGVLARLREEFETVKYVKPESSRKDSAEVFLVALNKR